The following coding sequences are from one Comamonas koreensis window:
- a CDS encoding VOC family protein: protein MQFGYTIVYVPDVAASLAFFSQAFGLATRFLHPSGSYGELETGATTLAFADHALGHANFSGGHVAASESAQPLGVEIALVSSDVAQAYASALAAGATALAAPTTKPWGQVVAYVRCPDGSLVELCSPVAGA from the coding sequence CTGCAGTTCGGCTACACCATCGTCTATGTGCCCGATGTCGCGGCATCGTTGGCTTTTTTCTCGCAGGCCTTTGGCCTGGCCACCCGTTTTCTGCACCCCTCGGGCAGCTATGGCGAGCTGGAGACCGGTGCCACCACCTTGGCCTTTGCCGACCATGCGCTGGGCCATGCCAACTTCAGCGGCGGTCATGTGGCCGCGTCCGAATCGGCCCAACCGCTGGGGGTAGAGATTGCGCTGGTCAGCAGTGATGTGGCCCAGGCCTATGCCAGCGCATTGGCGGCCGGTGCTACGGCGCTCGCTGCCCCCACCACCAAGCCCTGGGGCCAGGTGGTGGCCTATGTGCGCTGCCCGGATGGCAGCCTGGTGGAGCTGTGCTCGCCGGTGGCCGGCGCCTAG
- a CDS encoding Bug family tripartite tricarboxylate transporter substrate binding protein encodes MRFQAFPAARQWLHAAVLGTALGCASSAMAQSEMTRLLVAFPPGGPVDFIARTMSQQLAKELGHPVIVENKPGANGAIAADSVIRSAPDGKTLWLTSVGAVAINPALYPKLNYKPASDLVPVSLVVNNVEIMVVNAQTSFKDAKDFVQAASQRKDKPMTMASSGTGSVPHLAAIQLNESAGLNLMHVPYKGAAPAITDLMAGHVDGFFGDIPGLVGAIDSGKFRPVGIAAAKRSARYPNVPTFDELGYKGVDSNNWYAVFAPKGTSAPVAAALSRAIHAALHAPDVQRKIEASGAEVVGSSPEALAQQLATDTEKWTAIIRRNRITPD; translated from the coding sequence ATGAGATTCCAAGCCTTTCCCGCAGCCCGCCAGTGGCTGCACGCTGCCGTGCTCGGCACCGCGCTGGGTTGCGCCAGCAGCGCCATGGCGCAAAGCGAGATGACGCGCCTCTTGGTGGCCTTTCCGCCCGGCGGCCCGGTGGACTTCATTGCGCGCACGATGTCGCAGCAGCTGGCCAAGGAATTGGGCCACCCGGTGATTGTGGAAAACAAGCCAGGCGCCAACGGCGCGATTGCTGCCGACAGCGTGATCCGCTCAGCACCCGACGGCAAAACCCTGTGGCTGACCAGCGTGGGTGCGGTCGCCATCAACCCTGCCCTCTACCCCAAGCTGAACTACAAGCCCGCCAGCGACCTGGTGCCCGTCTCGCTGGTGGTCAACAACGTGGAGATCATGGTGGTCAATGCGCAGACCAGTTTCAAGGACGCCAAGGACTTTGTGCAGGCCGCCAGCCAGCGCAAGGACAAGCCGATGACGATGGCGTCGTCCGGCACCGGCAGCGTGCCGCATCTGGCAGCCATCCAGCTCAATGAATCGGCCGGCCTGAATCTGATGCATGTGCCCTACAAGGGCGCGGCCCCTGCCATTACTGACCTGATGGCCGGCCATGTCGATGGCTTCTTTGGCGATATTCCCGGCCTGGTGGGCGCCATTGACAGCGGCAAGTTCCGGCCCGTGGGCATTGCCGCTGCCAAGCGCAGCGCCCGCTACCCGAACGTGCCCACCTTTGACGAGCTGGGCTACAAGGGCGTGGATTCGAACAACTGGTATGCGGTGTTTGCGCCCAAGGGCACCAGCGCCCCGGTGGCAGCCGCTTTGAGCCGCGCCATCCATGCGGCCTTGCATGCACCCGATGTGCAGCGCAAGATCGAGGCCTCGGGTGCCGAAGTGGTGGGCTCCAGCCCCGAAGCGCTGGCCCAGCAGCTGGCGACCGACACGGAAAAGTGGACCGCCATCATCCGCCGCAACCGCATCACCCCCGATTGA
- a CDS encoding amidohydrolase family protein yields MNAPTPHLQQPVQTYTLAPSRPSLVLPAGSCDSHVHVFGPVNEFPYAEPRSFTPADAGKETLFALHRHLGISRCVIVQSACHGYDNRVVEDAIAHGGGRYLGVALVPLSVTRAELQRLAAAGFRAIRFNFMKHLNTGASVEDVVALTPMLAELGMHLQIHFESALIHSLGPVLQQSACPVVIDHMGRVDAALGREGADFQALLRLLEQPLFYVKVSGIDRIDATPPYLHGIARAQELVAHAPERVLWGSDWPHPNHTHVPDDGVLVDALARFSPNPAHLQALLVDNPQRLYRFPA; encoded by the coding sequence ATGAACGCCCCGACCCCCCACCTCCAGCAGCCCGTACAGACCTATACGCTGGCGCCCTCGCGCCCCAGTCTGGTGCTGCCCGCCGGCAGCTGCGACAGCCATGTGCATGTGTTTGGCCCGGTGAACGAATTTCCGTATGCGGAGCCGCGCAGCTTCACCCCCGCCGATGCGGGCAAGGAGACCTTGTTTGCGCTGCACCGCCATCTGGGCATCAGCCGCTGCGTGATCGTGCAATCGGCCTGCCATGGCTATGACAACCGCGTGGTCGAGGATGCGATTGCGCATGGCGGCGGCCGCTACCTGGGGGTGGCGCTGGTGCCACTGTCGGTAACGCGTGCCGAGCTGCAGCGTCTGGCCGCAGCAGGTTTTCGGGCGATCCGCTTCAACTTCATGAAGCACCTGAACACTGGCGCTTCCGTTGAGGACGTGGTGGCCTTGACACCGATGCTCGCCGAGCTGGGCATGCACCTGCAGATCCATTTTGAGAGCGCACTGATCCACAGCCTGGGCCCCGTGCTGCAGCAATCGGCCTGCCCGGTGGTGATCGACCACATGGGCCGTGTGGATGCCGCGTTGGGCCGGGAGGGCGCCGATTTTCAGGCACTGCTGCGGCTTCTGGAGCAGCCGCTGTTTTACGTGAAGGTCAGCGGCATCGACCGCATCGATGCGACGCCGCCTTACCTGCACGGCATTGCGCGGGCGCAGGAGCTGGTGGCCCATGCGCCCGAGCGCGTGCTCTGGGGCAGTGACTGGCCGCACCCCAACCACACGCATGTGCCCGATGACGGTGTGCTGGTCGATGCGCTCGCGCGGTTCAGCCCCAACCCGGCGCATCTGCAGGCCCTGCTGGTGGACAACCCCCAGCGCCTCTACCGCTTCCCAGCCTGA
- a CDS encoding SDR family NAD(P)-dependent oxidoreductase: MAIFDAHTPVNPQGRLAGKVVYITGAGAAGAGWGNGRATAIRFAQEGALVFGVDRNAQALRETEGSIRSAGGQFVAGHCDVMDAASIAASVQACQAALGRIDVLVNNVGGSAKGGPVEMDEAVWDAQLDYNLKSVFLCCKAVLPLMQAQGAGSIVNISSTSGMRWTGAAQIAYASSKAAVIQFSKVLAVQYAPHRIRVNTVVPGQLHTPMVETRLAGQRAGGDVEALLAQRQARIPLPFMGDGRDTANAALFLACDESRFVTGTEIVVDGGMTVRCG, from the coding sequence ATGGCGATTTTTGATGCCCATACCCCCGTCAACCCGCAAGGCCGGCTCGCCGGCAAGGTGGTCTATATCACCGGTGCCGGGGCCGCTGGCGCGGGCTGGGGCAATGGCCGGGCGACGGCGATCCGCTTTGCGCAGGAAGGCGCACTGGTGTTTGGTGTGGACCGCAATGCCCAGGCGCTGCGCGAGACCGAGGGCAGCATCCGCAGTGCGGGCGGCCAGTTTGTCGCCGGCCACTGCGATGTGATGGATGCGGCCTCGATAGCGGCATCGGTGCAGGCCTGCCAGGCGGCGCTCGGGCGCATCGATGTGCTGGTCAACAACGTGGGCGGCTCGGCCAAGGGCGGGCCGGTCGAGATGGACGAAGCGGTCTGGGATGCCCAGCTGGACTACAACCTCAAAAGCGTGTTCCTGTGTTGCAAGGCGGTGCTGCCGCTGATGCAGGCGCAGGGCGCGGGCAGCATCGTCAATATCTCGTCGACCTCGGGCATGCGCTGGACCGGTGCGGCCCAGATTGCCTATGCATCGAGCAAGGCGGCGGTGATCCAGTTTTCCAAGGTGCTGGCCGTGCAGTACGCGCCGCACCGCATCCGCGTGAACACCGTCGTGCCGGGCCAGTTGCACACGCCGATGGTCGAGACCCGCTTGGCCGGCCAGCGCGCTGGTGGCGATGTCGAGGCGCTGCTGGCCCAGCGCCAGGCGCGTATTCCGCTGCCCTTCATGGGCGATGGGCGCGACACCGCCAATGCGGCGCTGTTTCTGGCCTGTGACGAATCGCGCTTTGTGACGGGCACCGAGATTGTGGTGGACGGCGGTATGACCGTGCGCTGCGGATAA
- the holA gene encoding DNA polymerase III subunit delta — protein sequence MQVPLNQLSAQLGKGLRSLYTVHGDEPLLVQEAVDAIRASARANGYTERSSFTVAGAHFDWSAVLAAGGSLSLFADKQIIEVRIPSGKPGKDGSTALQQLVSSSVDNDSTLTIVVLPRLDKATKTGAWFAALESHGVTLQVDSIERAALPAWIAQRLQRQEQHVKAGEEGQRTLAFFADRVEGNLLAAHQEIQKLGLLYPAGELGFEQVEQAVLNVARYDVFKLSDAVLSGQVLRTERMLNGLQAEGEAEVLVHWALAEDIRAMKRVKDALRNGRPMPMALRENRVWGNKERHFERVLPRISDATVARLLHSAHAVDGIVKGLKVPEWPANGWQALHRLALQTCKACTSR from the coding sequence ATGCAAGTGCCGTTGAATCAGTTGAGTGCCCAGTTGGGCAAGGGGCTGCGGTCTCTGTACACCGTGCATGGCGACGAGCCCCTGTTGGTGCAGGAGGCCGTGGATGCCATCCGTGCCAGCGCGCGCGCCAACGGTTACACCGAGCGCAGCAGCTTCACCGTCGCTGGCGCGCATTTTGACTGGAGCGCAGTGCTCGCTGCCGGCGGGAGCCTGAGCCTCTTTGCCGACAAGCAGATCATCGAAGTGCGCATCCCCAGCGGCAAGCCTGGCAAGGATGGCAGCACGGCGCTGCAGCAGCTGGTCAGCAGCAGTGTGGACAACGACAGCACCTTGACCATCGTGGTGCTGCCGCGCCTGGACAAGGCCACCAAGACCGGCGCCTGGTTTGCCGCGCTGGAGTCGCATGGCGTCACCCTGCAGGTCGACAGCATCGAGCGCGCCGCGCTGCCCGCCTGGATCGCCCAGCGCCTGCAGCGGCAGGAGCAGCATGTCAAAGCCGGCGAGGAAGGCCAGCGCACACTGGCCTTTTTTGCCGACCGGGTCGAGGGCAACCTGCTCGCCGCCCACCAGGAAATTCAAAAGCTCGGCCTGCTCTACCCGGCAGGCGAGCTCGGCTTTGAGCAGGTCGAACAGGCGGTGCTGAATGTCGCCCGCTACGACGTGTTCAAGCTCTCGGATGCCGTGCTCTCCGGCCAGGTGCTGCGCACCGAGCGCATGCTCAACGGCCTGCAGGCTGAGGGCGAGGCCGAGGTGCTGGTGCACTGGGCGCTGGCCGAAGACATCCGCGCGATGAAGCGGGTGAAAGACGCGCTGCGCAACGGCAGGCCCATGCCAATGGCCCTGCGCGAGAACCGCGTCTGGGGCAACAAGGAGCGCCATTTTGAGCGCGTGCTGCCCCGCATCAGCGATGCCACCGTCGCCCGCCTGCTGCACTCGGCCCACGCGGTCGATGGCATCGTCAAGGGCCTGAAGGTGCCCGAGTGGCCGGCCAATGGTTGGCAGGCACTGCACCGCCTGGCCCTGCAAACCTGCAAGGCCTGCACCAGCCGCTAA
- a CDS encoding carboxymuconolactone decarboxylase family protein, with product MRIEAIEPGTRSALAELEQQIQAERGRISPLYQVLLHSPAIAKGWEQMLSAVRNYSSIDAGLRELIILRVAMLNQAAYEFEAHVPHALKAGVTQAAIDATRDTGTTASPAWDGLQQLAIAVTDALTRDLQVPEPLFAQVAARFNAQEQVELFATIGAYNMVSRFLNAFEIGH from the coding sequence ATGCGCATTGAAGCGATTGAGCCAGGCACCCGCAGTGCCCTGGCGGAGTTGGAGCAACAGATCCAGGCCGAGCGTGGCCGCATCTCGCCGCTCTACCAGGTGCTGCTGCACAGCCCCGCCATTGCCAAGGGCTGGGAGCAGATGCTCTCTGCCGTGCGCAACTACAGCAGCATCGATGCGGGGCTGCGCGAGCTGATCATCCTGCGGGTGGCCATGCTCAACCAGGCCGCCTATGAGTTCGAGGCCCATGTGCCGCATGCGCTCAAGGCCGGCGTGACGCAGGCCGCCATCGATGCAACGCGCGATACCGGCACCACCGCCAGCCCGGCCTGGGATGGCCTGCAGCAGCTGGCCATTGCGGTGACCGATGCGCTGACCCGCGATCTGCAGGTGCCCGAACCCTTGTTTGCGCAGGTGGCTGCGCGCTTCAATGCACAAGAGCAGGTGGAGCTGTTTGCCACCATCGGCGCCTACAACATGGTATCGCGCTTCTTGAACGCCTTTGAGATTGGCCACTGA